GCGGTTAGGCTGGCGTATGATGTGTGCTTCTCGGAATGGATCCTGTCAGCATCCTGGGGTGGAACTCTAAAGAAGATAGTTCTTCATTGAGCCCCCAGGGTTATGTGGGTGGCATGCGAGTTCTTTGTTCTGATCTGCCGAGTGAACCTTGTTCAAACTAGCAACCTAAACTACCCAGATAGGACCTTCCTACATGCATCGGTATAAAAACTGCAATTTAATGGATACACAACTGCTATTACACACCATGTTATCCTTtggagagaagccattagtgaagcTATGGATACCGGTCCATTATTCTTCCTATTTCTTACAACCTCGATCAACACTCTCTTTACAAttccttgttttatttttcttgttgCAATCAATCTTCCATACACACATGCATTTAATCCTTGTAACTAGAAAGCTAGTGAGACTAACAATCTCACTAATTTCGCGGGGACCAAGGAAGTTTTGTATCTATGTGTGCATGTACTGATAATTGGTTGGTCTGCAACTCCCACTGGTATGATACACCTTAAGGTCATCTGCTTGAGGAAAACTACTGCTCGCTACCAACCCTTGCACTTGGGGAGGGGGGCATCTTCCTAATTCAGATGAAGCAACTGAGTTTCTCTATACCCTCCATAAATACCACCATTATGGCATTTTCTAAACCCTGAGATTTGTTTCGTCATTGTTGCAACTTCATGTAAGCGGATATATCCAACGGCCACATGCGAACCACTCGTCAAAACCTCAAGTTAATCAATCATCCATCCATATTCGCAATACTCATATTGATATCCATAAATCTTATTACCTCTGACTCAAAATAAGTGTCGCGGTTTTGAACTATTCAAAaccgcgacacttattttggatcaaaAGTAGTACTACTTGTTATCGGTTGCACCGAAGGATTAAACCTTTGTAGTCTGGTGTATCATGTCCCGCTTGGTTAATAACAACTTCAAAGTTAGTTTAACAATTGATAGGTGCAATGTCGTCGTAGGTTCTAGTCGAATTGTCAAAGTCGACTGAAATGAAATATTAATGCGAAAACTTTCCAACACACTAGTCTCTCTTAAGTAGCCATGTTCCTCCCCCGATGGATGGCTAAACCGCCATAACGTCTCTAAGACATGAATATATCACCATGCATTCTTTTTTTACTACAAACATGAAATGCAAACTTGGGATGTGATTTTGGACGAAGAAAAATCACACCTTTTTCGTCAGCAAACCTTTTTTTTAGCATGGAGCACATGAATACGAGAAAATGGCAGGTGATGCATGTCTCTAGCCAAGCGGGCGGGAGCGTCCGACGGGTAGAGGCAGGCGGCGTGGATCGCGGGGAAATTGTTTTGAGCGAGCATGAGCAAGGCAACACACAAAAATGAAGGGATCCGATTGCGATCAATTCCCTTTTTGTTCCTTGCGTAATTGTAGGGATTTGGGATGCGTGGAGTACAATCGGTCAATCTAAATTATTAAATGCATATGAGAGAACAGATTAGATTAAGGTTAGATGCTAGATTGAGCTTAAGGGCATgcttggttccaataagtcacctgacttataagtcaggtgacttaaaatcagtgacttataagtcacgtctgtttggttgtcatctgacttataagtcacctgagcACACCTTCCCATCTTGTTTTTTAATGTAAAGGTGATGGGACCCACGTAAAAAGggatgacttataagttttaagttgggatggagcaacttatgacttataagttgaggtgacttataagttgggtccatttggcaaaataagtcactttttgcacttttcgacttataagttggtgacttatttgaaacTAAACAGGGCCTAATGGACCTAATCATGCAGTTGTATATTGATCCGTGTATATTTTGTTAGAGAAGATAATGTTTGCTAATTATCAATAAAGATAGAGAAGTTTGGATTTCCCTGGAAAAAAAAGAGAAGTTTGGATTTGAAAAAGAGAGGATGTTTGAAAAATTGGAAGATATCTGAACCCTGGAATGGGACTCGACCGGTCGACCCTTTGTCAGAGACGGGACGGCTGAGATCCGCCCGAAAACCGCTCGCGCTCCCTGCACCTCTCAGCCCGTGTCCATTTCCACCCTCCAAACCAAAATCGGATCGCGATCCTAGGGTTATCACACCCTCCTCCCCACCCCCATCCCCGTCGTCCGATCCGGTCCGATCCGGTCCCTCGCCATGGCACAGCACGACGGCAAGCCATACCAGCCACGCCGGGGCCCCGAGCGCCCCCCGCAGCCGGCGGAGGACCcgcccgcgcccgccgctgcgcccgCCGCTGCGCCCGCAGCAGCGGACGCCGTGATTGACCACCTCGCGGCCGTGGCTGCCGAGGCGGAGGCCTTGAACGCGTCCATCGCGGCCGTCGCGGCCGAGGCGGAGGCGATGAACGCGTACGAGCACGCGCAGGAGCAGGagatggaggaggaagaggaggaggaggaagaggaggaagaggaggagatggaggaggacgacgacgatggcgaGGGGGACGGGCAGCACGGCGGCAACGGGGAGTCCGTCCCAATAGACGCCGAGGCCGCGGCACAGGCGGCTGCTGCAGCTGCGGCCGGCGCACCGTTGGACCCGCACGGGGCGATGGTCTCTGCGATTGTGCCGCCCACCACGGGTAACCAGCTCACTCTTTCATTTCAGGGCGAGGTCTACGTGTTCGACTCTGTTTCCCCTGATAAGGTCCGTCTCTTGCCGTTTGCAAGTAGTAGTAGTATAATTTTGTCTCCTCTGCCTCTTTCGCAAGTAATTCAGTAGTCTTTGATTGCTGTCGCAGGTGCAAGCTGTGCTTTTGCTGCTAGGGGGAAGGGAGCTGAATCCAGGCATGGGTGCCGGAGCATCATCATCTACTCCATACAGTAAGGTTGAGACAAGTGATGACAGTTAATATTCTATGTGCTGGATGATTCACATGCGTCAGAGGTTGAATTTACTATGATTCAGAGGTTGAATTTTCCACACCGGGTGGCATCGTTGATGAGGTTTAGGGAGAAGCGGAAAGAGCGGAACTTTGATAAGAAGATCCGGTATACAGTTCGCAAGGAAGTTGCACTAAGGTTGGTGTAGTCGTTGGCTGGGAATTCCAATCGTTATGTCTGAAATGTTGTCTGGGAAATTGCAGTCATATTATGTCTTGAAAGGTTATTAAGGCAAAATTTGATGGCATACATTTAAATATGTTACATCCCTTACGCGTATTATTTTGCCGTTGTTTTCTTGGGAACATATGCTCATCCACTGCATTTTTATTAACAAACTCTGTTCAGTATAAAGATTAATTAATTGCCTCTAGTTGTTCCATTTGCCTTGTTAGTTTGTACCGTGTCAAATATCATTGGTATGCCATGATTCTTGTCAGTTCACTCAGTTGTAATACTAGTGTGGCACTTATTGATTTTGATATGGTTCCAGGGTCATATCATAGTATCATACTATCTTGTGATTCTACATTCTTACCAGAGCCAAATGATTTGTAGTGTATCACTATCATGTATTGCAATTCCACCTTATCATTGTTACACTACATTCCCACAGGTAGAATCGCTAGGATTGGCGCACATGAACTATGTGTGGACTGTGGTACCACTATCTATGGGAACAAAACCGCAAGGCCTGGCCATGCTTTGCAATGGTGGGTTAAGCAAGGCCACATAAAACATTATAAGCATGTCTAGTTCTAGTCGAGGTGGGCACTAGACCTCTCGTCTATTGCTCCTGCATAGTCACCTCACAAACCCTGTGAAGGCCTTGGGCTTCAGCTTCTTAGTAGAAGCCCACTTAGGTACATTCATGTGCGCAAGATCCAAAAAAGAGTTAGGTGTACATTCCTAATTTTGCCTCTGCATAGAGTCTATATCGCCTAAGCGCACGCATAGGCATGCTTAAGGCTAGGAGTTCTGCTGTCGCCTAGCGCCTAGGCACGCTTAATCATACATCTATCAGCGCTTTTTTAGTTGGGCTGCATTCATTAGATGCCATGTTCTCCATCTCTTGAATGAGAGAGTAAATGATTTTCCAGAAATGAATTTGTAGTGAAATTAATGTGAACGCTGCATTCAGCAAAAAAACATAGACGCTGCATCTATTAAAACAATTTTGTTGTGTTGTGTTGGTCGGGTTAAAAATTTGTACTTCATCAGTTTGGGATTGATCTCGTGCATGGTATTAGTATAATGCAATtctagcatatactccctccgtcccaaaattcttgtcttagatttatctagatatggatgtatctaacactaaaatgtgaatagataaatccgtatgtagacaaatctaagacaagaattttgggacggagggagtactacagtaTTGTCCTATAATTTGTGTTAGATGAGcattttatttattatatatacCAATTGTAGTTTTATAAAAAGTATCGTGATTCTATGATATGATACTACTGAAAAAAAAACTACCTAGTATTCTGATACTAACATTCTTTGATTTAGATAAGATTATATTTTGCTTGTTGTCTAAGTTACTTCTGCACTGATTATGCACAGACACTATTGATGCATTTCCATTTTTTCCATGTATTTATAGGATGCAGCGTAATAGAGGCCAATTTACATCTTCAAAACCAAAACCTGATGACGGAACATCTGAACTGGCAACTGCAGATGGCTCCCCAAATTGGGGATCAGTGGAAGGTCGACCTCCGTCTGCTGCTTCGTAAGTTGATGAAATGTATTTTGCTGAGTCAGTGGAATGTATTTGAGTTATCCAGCAATATTTCTAGATGCTCTGAAAGATGCCTTCTGTGCGATCATTGCTGTTTTTGAAATTAAATGCTCTAGTATGTCACTGTAGGTCACACAAAGAAACACAATTTATGGCACATAATTCATAGAGCTGGCTGGTACACATAATAGTATATACCAGTACCTTTTTTTTGCCTAGCTCATCTTCCCTGGGATATTCAGATTTGCTTACTTTGTTAGTGGTGCAAGCAAGTTTGACATGGACTGAAGGTATTATCTGACACCTAGCATACATGGACAGATGCTTCTTTCCATATGGGGTATCTGTTAGATCTTACCTTTTGATTTCTTAAACACATAGGATTTTATTTGTGAATTTTACCGATGGCTGacttctttcaaattctttcagaTGCCATCACTGTGGTACTAATGCACATAATACACCTATGATGCGTCGTGGACCTGAAGGGCCAAGAACATTATGCAATGCTTGCGGCCTCATGTGGGCAAATAAGGTACTTGTAAATACTTGCTAGTGCTGTTGCATATCAATTTAATTGAGGATAGAAGCATATAGTGTACTACCTCCATCTCACAATATCTGTGGGACACAAATTGGAGTATTAGTTTACGTAATCTTACTATTCTTTTCTCACTCGATAGATTCTATCAAAGTAGGTATCCATGCGGGAAATATATTGTTGAATAGACAGAATAACTTTTAGATCATGCTGTATAATGGAATTATCAACAGTCAgctccggaatgatgatatacgagatagagttggggtagcaccgcttgaagagaagcttgtccaacatcgtctgagatggtttgggcatattcagcgcaggcccccagaagctccagtgcatagcggatggctaaagcgtgctgataatgtcaagagaggtcggggtagaccgaaccTGACATGGGAGGAGTtcgtaaagagagatctgaaggactggagtatcaccgaagatggacaggggtgcgtggaagcttgctatccatgtgctagaaccatgagttggttgcgagatcttatgggtttcagctttcagctctagcctaccccaacttgtttgggactaaaggctttgttgttgttgggTCCTTTGTGTTGAAACGGCTCACTTCACTATCAATTAATTAATACTTAGGTTATTTTACTACTTGGTTAACTTATCCTATATGCCTAAATACTTCATCCCCACTACCTCTATATCTTGACatgcacacatgccacctcatcaaaggtCCACCACTTCATGCATGAGAAAAGGTTTTCCATTATTAGTTGATCTCATGCACACCTTCCACCTCACCACACATGCCACTTCATCAAAGGTCCACtcaacatgtatgaaaaaaagcTTTCCATTACGTTATGCCATTTATATTCAAAATATTTTCAGACTACGCAATAACCAAATACAGTATATAATATTTATTTTTAGCTTTAGTTCATATATTATTAATTCGACGATGGAAGCTTCAGACAATCAAATCAATGAAATATATTGCAATCAATTCCCGCAGCAACGGGCggggtaatatcttgatctatttATGTATCTACACAATGATTCATTGGCCGTAAAACACTGTGTCCTTTTCTGTTTGCTGCATATCATATTGGTGAAGTTCAGGGCACTAGAACGCTTAGTATCTAGTTTGTTCCTTGTTTTCTGTAAAAACGAACAGTTCTAACATTAGTTTAGATTAAATTCTACTGAACAAAAAATCTAGATGATTGTAATGaatctagatgcatcctggatggTGTGCATGTTTGGTTGTATTTAATCTCTGCTGTGGAAAAATGCTCGACAAATAACAGGTGTTACCATTTGAGTGTATTTCGTAGTGGAGTTAAAGAGTATTTTTCTTCTCAGCACTTTATACAAGTGAAGCAAATTAACCTGTCAATAATGCTTTATGGGTTAATCATTATTTTTATTTGAAAAAATATCGGCGGTCCATAAATGATCTGTTACACAGAAGGTTGGTGATGTCTAAATTCTGCATCGCTTAGTTTCTCTTTCATGTATTATTGGATTCAAGCACCTTACCTCGCAAATGAAAATTTTatgtgcatgtaattttttttgtataacCCCTTTGTGAATTCTAAAAGAGACCCCTTGGGAAGGAGTCTCATGGTTTTGTTTGAAGAAGACAACGTGGCACCAGCTTTTCCACTCCGTAAAATACTCAGAGAAATTAATTCACATCACAGGAATCGAACCTTGGAGGGTGGGGTGACAGAACTTCACACCCACCACTGGGCTGTAGCCCAGTTCTCCTCTTTATGTGAAGTTGATGCCACTATGCCAGACGACTTGCTAACCTTCCATGTTTATTTTCTATAGGGCATGTTGAGGGACCTATCAAAGTCTACTCCCCCATCTCTTCAAATGGTGTCAACAGGTCCAAATGATAGTGTAAGTCTCTTACCTATTATTAGCTGCTTCTGAAAATACTGAGTATGCTTGGTTTAAACTTCAGGATGAGTATGCTTGGTTTAGACTTTCCCTATAAGCTGAAGCGATTATTTGTTCTTTCTTAAAAATTGAGTTGAGTCCATATCTTATATAATTATCTGAGAAAGGATTGTATTTTGCATGATGTCCATCTTAACAATGGTCCCAATACTAAGCAATGGCTGAAACTTCTGA
The sequence above is drawn from the Triticum aestivum cultivar Chinese Spring chromosome 7A, IWGSC CS RefSeq v2.1, whole genome shotgun sequence genome and encodes:
- the LOC123148689 gene encoding GATA transcription factor 20 isoform X3, with the protein product MAQHDGKPYQPRRGPERPPQPAEDPPAPAAAPAAAPAAADAVIDHLAAVAAEAEALNASIAAVAAEAEAMNAYEHAQEQEMEEEEEEEEEEEEEEMEEDDDDGEGDGQHGGNGESVPIDAEAAAQAAAAAAAGAPLDPHGAMVSAIVPPTTGNQLTLSFQGEVYVFDSVSPDKVQAVLLLLGGRELNPGMGAGASSSTPYSKRLNFPHRVASLMRFREKRKERNFDKKIRYTVRKEVALRMQRNRGQFTSSKPKPDDGTSELATADGSPNWGSVEGRPPSAASCHHCGTNAHNTPMMRRGPEGPRTLCNACGLMWANKGMLRDLSKSTPPSLQMVSTGPNDSQNGNTLSQQNGSTLSQQNGNAAIVPFAEQQNPAPATDANGHDHGSST
- the LOC123148689 gene encoding GATA transcription factor 20 isoform X4, whose amino-acid sequence is MAQHDGKPYQPRRGPERPPQPAEDPPAPAAAPAAAPAAADAVIDHLAAVAAEAEALNASIAAVAAEAEAMNAYEHAQEQEMEEEEEEEEEEEEEEMEEDDDDGEGDGQHGGNGESVPIDAEAAAQAAAAAAAGAPLDPHGAMVSAIVPPTTGNQLTLSFQGEVYVFDSVSPDKVQAVLLLLGGRELNPGMGAGASSSTPYSKRLNFPHRVASLMRFREKRKERNFDKKIRYTVRKEVALRMQRNRGQFTSSKPKPDDGTSELATADGSPNWGSVEGRPPSAASCHHCGTNAHNTPMMRRGPEGPRTLCNACGLMWANKGMLRDLSKSTPPSLQMVSTGPNDSNGNTLSQQNGSTLSQQNGNAAIVPFAEQQNPAPATDANGHDHGSST
- the LOC123148689 gene encoding GATA transcription factor 20 isoform X2, coding for MAQHDGKPYQPRRGPERPPQPAEDPPAPAAAPAAAPAAADAVIDHLAAVAAEAEALNASIAAVAAEAEAMNAYEHAQEQEMEEEEEEEEEEEEEEMEEDDDDGEGDGQHGGNGESVPIDAEAAAQAAAAAAAGAPLDPHGAMVSAIVPPTTGNQLTLSFQGEVYVFDSVSPDKVQAVLLLLGGRELNPGMGAGASSSTPYSKRLNFPHRVASLMRFREKRKERNFDKKIRYTVRKEVALRMQRNRGQFTSSKPKPDDGTSELATADGSPNWGSVEGRPPSAASCHHCGTNAHNTPMMRRGPEGPRTLCNACGLMWANKGMLRDLSKSTPPSLQMVSTGPNDSNGNTLSQQNGNTLSQQNGSTLSQQNGNAAIVPFAEQQNPAPATDANGHDHGSST
- the LOC123148689 gene encoding GATA transcription factor 20 isoform X1, whose product is MAQHDGKPYQPRRGPERPPQPAEDPPAPAAAPAAAPAAADAVIDHLAAVAAEAEALNASIAAVAAEAEAMNAYEHAQEQEMEEEEEEEEEEEEEEMEEDDDDGEGDGQHGGNGESVPIDAEAAAQAAAAAAAGAPLDPHGAMVSAIVPPTTGNQLTLSFQGEVYVFDSVSPDKVQAVLLLLGGRELNPGMGAGASSSTPYSKRLNFPHRVASLMRFREKRKERNFDKKIRYTVRKEVALRMQRNRGQFTSSKPKPDDGTSELATADGSPNWGSVEGRPPSAASCHHCGTNAHNTPMMRRGPEGPRTLCNACGLMWANKGMLRDLSKSTPPSLQMVSTGPNDSQNGNTLSQQNGNTLSQQNGSTLSQQNGNAAIVPFAEQQNPAPATDANGHDHGSST